The following proteins are co-located in the uncultured Draconibacterium sp. genome:
- a CDS encoding FAD-linked oxidase C-terminal domain-containing protein: METTEKFSQLKEQLEGDLFIDNVQRVLYSTDASQYKELPLAVTKPKNKEDIKKIIRFAHENNTSVIPRGAGTSLAGQVVGSGIVVDISKYMNKILEFNKEEKFVIVQPGVNLAELNLFLAEHGMQFGPETSTANRCVIGGMLGNNSCGLHSLVYGSVREHILEVEAILADGSETLFGALSKTEFEAKRTANPNKLEQAIYENINTILSSGENQKEIRTHFPDPKLTRRNMGYAIDVLMESEVFTESGETFNFCKLLAGSEGTLAFSTKIKLNVIPLPPKYKGLVCAHFNSLEESLEGNLIALKHKPTAIELMDDPVMQAAKQNIEQNKNRFFVQGDPAAMLMIEFSFETEKELGDTAAALEKDFRDAGLGYHFPLVTGADKIKRVWALRTAGLGLLSNIPGDRKGVPGIEDTAVHPEYLPAYVADIKKVLKKLGLDSVFYAHIATGEIHFRPLINFKDPADVVLFDTLMNEVAALVKKYRGSMSGEHGDGRVRGKFIPFMLGEKSFEFVKSVKKAWDPTNVFNPGKIVDSPPITENLRVIPGKPIPDFQTNFSFDKNKGYFRSIEKCNGSGDCRKSEKIGGTLCPTFMATRDEDKSTRGRANILREFLYNNEKEHSFDHKEIYDILDLCISCKACKSECPSNVDMAKLKAEFLQNYYDIHGIPLRSRLIAYLPRLNRLAMIFRPISNFVMNTSLLKSAIGFSTLRIVPPLSKITLNRWIENGVPKPELEPKGKIFLFNDEFTNYNESDIGIKAILLLTKLGYEVTIPQTKESGRTFLSKGLVKVSKKIATENVNLLKDIISEKTPLVGIEPSAILAFRDEYPELVDKDIQPAAEKLAQNALLFEEFIAAEIEKGNIKESDFTTQERHILLHGHCQQKAVASTEPSKKMLSLPLNYFVKEIPSGCCGMAGSFGYEKEHYELSMQIGELVLFPAVREAKAEYTISAPGTSCRHHIKDGTGKTAMHPVEVLYEALNY, from the coding sequence ATGGAAACTACAGAAAAATTCAGTCAACTAAAAGAGCAACTCGAGGGCGACTTGTTTATTGACAATGTTCAGCGTGTATTGTATTCAACCGATGCATCGCAGTACAAAGAATTGCCTTTGGCTGTTACAAAGCCTAAAAACAAAGAAGACATAAAAAAAATCATTCGTTTTGCGCATGAGAACAATACTTCAGTAATACCAAGAGGAGCCGGAACTTCGCTGGCCGGCCAGGTAGTTGGATCCGGAATTGTTGTGGATATTTCAAAATACATGAACAAAATCCTCGAATTTAACAAAGAGGAAAAATTTGTAATTGTACAGCCCGGTGTTAACCTGGCAGAATTAAACCTGTTTCTTGCGGAACATGGAATGCAGTTCGGACCAGAAACATCAACTGCTAACCGCTGTGTTATTGGCGGAATGCTCGGAAACAATTCATGTGGTTTGCATTCGCTGGTTTATGGCAGTGTGCGCGAACATATTTTAGAAGTGGAAGCCATTTTAGCCGACGGTTCCGAAACTCTTTTCGGCGCCCTTTCGAAAACCGAATTTGAGGCAAAAAGAACAGCCAACCCAAATAAGCTGGAACAAGCCATTTATGAGAATATAAATACAATTCTTTCGTCGGGGGAAAATCAAAAAGAAATACGCACTCATTTTCCCGATCCAAAATTAACCCGAAGAAATATGGGTTATGCCATTGATGTTTTAATGGAATCGGAAGTTTTTACTGAAAGCGGAGAAACATTCAATTTTTGTAAACTCCTGGCAGGCTCGGAAGGAACGCTGGCCTTTTCCACAAAAATAAAGTTGAATGTAATACCATTGCCGCCGAAATACAAGGGTTTGGTTTGTGCCCATTTTAACAGTTTGGAGGAATCGCTGGAAGGCAATTTAATTGCGCTAAAACACAAACCAACTGCCATTGAGTTAATGGACGATCCGGTAATGCAGGCTGCAAAACAAAACATCGAGCAGAACAAAAACCGTTTCTTTGTTCAGGGCGATCCGGCAGCCATGTTAATGATCGAGTTTTCGTTTGAAACTGAAAAAGAATTAGGTGATACAGCTGCTGCCCTGGAAAAAGATTTTCGCGATGCCGGTTTAGGATACCATTTCCCGCTGGTTACCGGAGCCGATAAAATTAAACGTGTTTGGGCTTTACGAACTGCAGGACTGGGTTTGCTCTCCAACATTCCGGGCGACCGAAAAGGTGTGCCCGGCATTGAAGACACTGCGGTTCATCCTGAATATTTGCCCGCTTATGTGGCAGACATTAAAAAAGTACTAAAAAAATTAGGCCTCGACAGCGTTTTTTATGCCCACATTGCTACCGGGGAAATTCATTTCCGTCCACTCATAAATTTTAAAGATCCGGCCGATGTTGTGCTGTTCGACACACTGATGAACGAAGTGGCTGCGCTGGTAAAAAAATACCGCGGTTCAATGAGCGGTGAGCATGGAGATGGGCGCGTACGTGGAAAATTTATTCCGTTTATGCTGGGCGAAAAAAGTTTTGAATTTGTAAAATCGGTTAAAAAAGCCTGGGATCCAACAAACGTTTTTAATCCCGGAAAAATTGTTGATTCGCCACCAATTACTGAAAACCTGCGTGTAATACCGGGGAAACCAATTCCTGATTTTCAAACCAATTTCAGTTTTGATAAAAACAAAGGTTATTTCAGAAGTATTGAAAAATGCAACGGTTCGGGCGATTGCCGCAAAAGCGAAAAAATTGGCGGGACACTCTGCCCCACTTTTATGGCTACCCGCGACGAGGATAAAAGTACGCGTGGCCGTGCAAATATATTGCGCGAGTTCCTTTACAACAACGAAAAAGAACATTCTTTCGACCACAAAGAGATTTACGATATTCTCGACCTTTGTATTTCGTGTAAAGCCTGCAAAAGTGAATGCCCGTCGAATGTCGACATGGCCAAATTAAAGGCAGAATTTCTTCAAAATTATTACGATATACATGGTATTCCTTTGCGCTCGAGGTTGATTGCATATTTACCTCGACTAAACAGACTGGCCATGATATTTCGTCCCATTTCTAATTTTGTAATGAATACCTCGCTGCTGAAAAGCGCCATTGGTTTTTCTACCTTACGTATTGTTCCTCCCTTATCAAAAATAACCTTAAATCGCTGGATCGAGAATGGAGTACCAAAACCTGAGCTTGAGCCAAAGGGAAAAATCTTTCTTTTTAACGACGAGTTTACCAACTACAACGAAAGTGACATTGGTATTAAAGCCATTTTGCTCTTAACCAAACTGGGCTACGAAGTAACCATTCCTCAGACCAAAGAAAGTGGCCGAACATTTTTATCAAAAGGACTGGTTAAAGTTTCGAAAAAAATTGCCACCGAAAATGTAAATCTATTGAAGGACATCATTTCAGAAAAAACACCCTTGGTTGGAATTGAACCATCCGCCATTCTGGCTTTCCGCGACGAATATCCGGAGCTGGTTGATAAAGACATTCAACCGGCTGCCGAAAAACTGGCGCAAAATGCACTCCTTTTTGAGGAATTTATAGCTGCTGAAATTGAGAAGGGCAACATAAAAGAATCCGATTTCACTACTCAAGAAAGGCACATTTTATTGCACGGACATTGCCAGCAGAAAGCTGTGGCATCAACCGAACCAAGTAAAAAAATGTTGTCGTTACCCCTTAACTATTTTGTAAAAGAAATACCTTCCGGTTGTTGTGGTATGGCTGGTTCGTTTGGTTACGAAAAAGAACATTACGAACTCTCGATGCAAATCGGTGAATTGGTACTTTTTCCTGCCGTGCGCGAAGCTAAAGCAGAATACACCATTTCTGCTCCGGGAACCTCGTGCCGCCACCATATAAAAGACGGAACCGGAAAAACGGCCATGCACCCTGTGGAGGTGTTGTATGAAGCATTAAATTATTGA
- a CDS encoding TonB-dependent receptor plug domain-containing protein, with amino-acid sequence MINRLFSQTIIFFCFLIASNVHAQDRSIQGKVTTFESIPLFGVEVQVKSTKQLVKTDSLGRFVVNCNNKDRLSFFAHGFNKQNVTLKEKTKFVAVNLHLKPGEKGKAYAIGYGHVLEEDKLSAITSLRDDHDNFSKYVDMYDLIEGRFSGVQVDGTQIIIRGRNNMGSTSSNAALIVIDGIVRDERTLSSLPPSTVKSIDILKDGGSAIYGASGANGVVLIETKKGGEE; translated from the coding sequence ATGATTAACCGTCTTTTTTCACAAACAATTATTTTTTTCTGTTTTTTAATTGCAAGCAATGTTCATGCTCAGGATCGAAGCATTCAGGGTAAAGTAACAACATTCGAAAGCATCCCGCTATTTGGGGTTGAGGTTCAGGTAAAAAGCACAAAACAATTAGTAAAAACAGATTCGCTTGGCAGATTTGTGGTTAATTGTAACAACAAAGACAGATTAAGTTTTTTCGCCCACGGATTTAATAAACAGAATGTTACACTAAAAGAAAAAACAAAATTTGTTGCAGTAAATCTTCACCTTAAACCGGGAGAAAAAGGAAAGGCATACGCAATTGGTTATGGGCATGTTTTGGAAGAAGATAAACTGAGTGCGATTACGAGCTTAAGAGATGACCACGACAATTTTTCGAAATATGTTGATATGTACGATTTAATTGAAGGAAGATTTTCAGGAGTACAAGTGGATGGTACACAGATAATAATACGTGGAAGAAACAACATGGGTAGCACAAGTAGCAACGCTGCATTGATTGTTATTGATGGAATTGTGAGGGATGAAAGAACATTAAGTAGTTTGCCGCCAAGTACAGTAAAAAGTATTGATATTTTAAAAGACGGTGGTTCTGCCATTTATGGTGCCAGTGGTGCAAATGGGGTTGTCCTTATCGAAACAAAAAAAGGTGGCGAAGAATAA
- a CDS encoding methyltransferase domain-containing protein has product MNDFWNERYSTAEFAYGEAPNKFLVDELKTRKPGTILFPAEGEGRNAVYAATQGWNVTAFDPSIEGQRKAKLLADKYNTTIEYLLNGYEDIEFSPDSFDCIVLIFAHMPPLKRNSWHRKLTKYLKPGGTLLLEGFSKKQIENESGGPKNIDMLFSKEELESDFKHLAELKITKTEYDLNEGPFHQGNASVIRVIGTK; this is encoded by the coding sequence ATGAACGATTTCTGGAACGAACGATACAGCACAGCAGAATTTGCTTACGGCGAAGCACCTAATAAATTTTTGGTTGATGAACTAAAAACACGAAAACCCGGAACAATTCTTTTTCCGGCTGAAGGAGAAGGCAGAAACGCTGTATATGCAGCAACACAAGGTTGGAATGTTACCGCATTTGACCCCAGTATTGAAGGACAAAGAAAAGCAAAACTTCTGGCTGATAAATACAACACAACAATAGAATATCTGTTAAACGGTTATGAGGATATTGAATTCTCACCCGATTCTTTTGACTGTATTGTGCTGATTTTTGCACACATGCCTCCACTGAAAAGAAATAGCTGGCATCGGAAACTAACAAAATACTTAAAACCCGGTGGTACACTTCTGCTGGAAGGATTCTCGAAAAAACAGATAGAAAACGAGAGTGGTGGGCCTAAAAACATCGACATGCTTTTTTCTAAGGAGGAACTCGAAAGCGACTTTAAACATTTAGCTGAACTGAAAATAACAAAAACAGAATACGATCTGAACGAAGGACCATTTCACCAGGGAAATGCATCTGTAATTCGGGTTATTGGAACAAAATAA
- the rho gene encoding transcription termination factor Rho, with protein sequence MYDILELNKKLVAELKDIAKELKIKRVESFKKQDLIYKILDTQAILEAEKKERKSAPKEQKEEKGGILGLLKKSPEKEEDAQRREKRPRQRVETVKREKVGAGPKKKADHHQNKDQGVQSRQDQIKAIIKGFNREKPEDEVVKGEPAQPVKTEQKKSNQFKPIKQNQQAQPKEQPAPEQEQERQKPIVQKAQQHKKQPVQAEAQPKSQQKTEVRKNEDRPKQPNQNSGNRQKQRQFEFEGIITNTGVLEILQDGYGFLRSSDFNYLNSPDDIYVSQSQIKLFGLKTGDTVTGTVRPPKEGEKYFPLIKVNEINGRSPEYIRDRVPFDHLTPLFPDEKFQLTGNGYDNISTRVVDLFAPIGKGQRGLIVAQPKTGKTVLLKSIANAIAANHPEVYMIVLLIDERPEEVTDMARSVNAEVISSTFDEPADKHVRVANIVLEKAKRLTECGHDVVILLDSITRLARAYNTVQPASGKVLSGGVDANALHKPKRFFGAARNIEEGGSLTILATALTETGSKMDEVIFEEFKGTGNMELQLDRKLSNKRIFPAVDIPSSSTRREDLLFSKEVLDKLWILRNYLGDMNSLEAMEFIKTRLMRANSTEEFLASMNDG encoded by the coding sequence ATGTACGATATTTTAGAATTGAATAAAAAGCTCGTAGCTGAACTAAAAGACATAGCTAAAGAACTTAAAATCAAGCGGGTTGAATCATTCAAGAAACAAGATTTGATTTATAAGATTTTAGATACACAGGCAATTTTAGAAGCAGAAAAGAAAGAGCGTAAAAGCGCTCCCAAAGAGCAAAAAGAAGAAAAAGGAGGCATTCTTGGTCTTCTAAAAAAATCACCGGAGAAAGAAGAAGATGCTCAACGCCGGGAAAAACGTCCTCGCCAAAGAGTAGAAACGGTAAAACGCGAAAAAGTTGGCGCCGGACCAAAAAAGAAAGCTGATCATCACCAAAATAAAGATCAGGGTGTTCAATCACGTCAGGATCAGATTAAAGCTATTATTAAAGGTTTTAATCGTGAAAAACCGGAAGATGAAGTTGTAAAAGGAGAACCTGCACAACCTGTTAAAACTGAGCAAAAAAAATCGAATCAGTTTAAACCGATTAAACAGAATCAGCAAGCGCAGCCAAAAGAACAGCCAGCACCTGAGCAGGAACAAGAACGTCAGAAGCCAATTGTTCAGAAAGCACAGCAGCATAAAAAGCAGCCGGTTCAGGCAGAAGCTCAACCAAAATCTCAGCAAAAAACAGAAGTACGTAAAAACGAGGATAGACCAAAGCAACCAAATCAGAATAGTGGTAACCGTCAAAAACAACGTCAGTTTGAATTTGAAGGAATTATTACCAACACAGGTGTTTTGGAAATATTGCAGGATGGATATGGATTTTTACGTTCATCGGATTTCAACTATTTGAATTCGCCGGATGATATTTATGTATCACAGTCGCAAATCAAATTATTTGGATTAAAAACCGGTGATACGGTAACAGGAACTGTTCGTCCGCCGAAAGAAGGTGAGAAATACTTCCCGCTGATAAAAGTAAACGAGATAAACGGAAGAAGTCCGGAATACATTCGCGACCGCGTACCTTTTGATCATTTAACGCCACTTTTCCCGGATGAAAAATTCCAGTTAACAGGAAATGGTTACGATAATATTTCGACGCGTGTAGTTGATTTGTTTGCGCCAATTGGGAAAGGACAGCGTGGTTTAATTGTTGCGCAGCCCAAAACAGGAAAAACCGTTCTGTTAAAATCAATTGCCAACGCGATTGCAGCCAATCATCCCGAAGTTTATATGATTGTTCTATTGATCGATGAACGTCCGGAAGAGGTTACAGATATGGCACGAAGCGTAAATGCAGAAGTAATTTCATCAACATTTGATGAACCTGCAGACAAACACGTTCGTGTGGCAAATATTGTACTCGAAAAAGCCAAAAGACTTACTGAGTGTGGACACGATGTAGTTATTCTGCTCGACTCAATTACACGTTTGGCACGTGCTTACAATACTGTTCAGCCGGCATCGGGTAAAGTACTTTCGGGTGGTGTTGATGCAAACGCACTGCACAAACCAAAACGCTTTTTTGGAGCGGCACGTAACATCGAAGAAGGTGGTTCGTTAACCATTCTGGCAACAGCACTTACCGAAACCGGATCGAAAATGGACGAAGTAATTTTCGAAGAATTTAAAGGAACAGGTAACATGGAATTACAACTCGACAGGAAACTTTCGAACAAACGAATTTTCCCTGCTGTGGATATTCCTTCATCAAGTACACGCCGCGAAGACTTACTATTTTCGAAAGAAGTGCTTGATAAACTTTGGATCTTACGCAACTACCTTGGCGATATGAATTCGTTGGAAGCAATGGAATTTATTAAAACAAGATTGATGCGTGCAAACAGCACCGAAGAGTTTTTAGCTTCGATGAACGACGGATAA
- a CDS encoding peptidase U32 family protein: MQKPELLLPVGNPESFYAALQGGADAIYLGLKQFNARGRAKNFTNGQLFTILKEAKKNRVLVYLTLNTVIKNHEIPELIDYLHFLNQTKIDGVIIQDWGVYFIAKKYFPNLVLHASTQMGIHNSLGANFGGKKGLQRVVLARELTLHELGEICKKSKVETEVFIHGALCYSFSGMCLYSSYAGGRGANRGLCTQPCRRTYSAVKKSEYLFNLKDNQLIDLVSDFEKMGVSSLKIEGRMKSGEYTYRVAQAYRMTLDDKNQGQNAKELLALDFGREKTSYFMGKDVRTAVSDKTVAGVLLGKVVKIQGAFIFLSSKMKIEPGFRLRFHIPNTEKQESVKVREVEFENGLYKIHSGGKNVKSKSEVYLSGISDVKFPSKLDEVRQPNNPINNGFKRKIINELKGKNQSGKEEFYFRINSMEWLRKMNFNEMEGLFLAFSKISWSRFDPELPFIQKFKHKVYIEFPKFIQEDAIPFYRDLAEKLVRSGIRNFVISHLSQKDLIPPKCKIISNENVYAFNDAAAQCYKGEGISVFSYPQEIDFETLFSLSHKDGIVPVYFHPELFYSRMPIDMHNENNELTDDMNLRLHRYRRNGVTSIVPTIPVSISQSKNKLKSKGFFRYLIDLSYEPVSKNRAKTIKSRIVRSEQIQPSNTFNFNKGLK; encoded by the coding sequence ATGCAAAAGCCGGAACTTCTTTTACCCGTTGGAAATCCTGAATCGTTTTATGCTGCACTGCAGGGTGGTGCCGATGCCATTTATTTGGGATTAAAACAATTTAATGCACGCGGACGTGCCAAAAATTTCACAAACGGGCAATTGTTTACGATATTAAAAGAAGCAAAAAAGAACCGGGTTCTGGTTTACCTTACTTTAAACACGGTGATTAAAAACCACGAAATTCCGGAATTGATTGATTACCTGCATTTTTTGAACCAAACCAAAATAGATGGGGTAATTATTCAGGACTGGGGAGTTTATTTTATCGCCAAAAAGTATTTTCCAAATTTGGTGCTTCACGCCAGTACTCAAATGGGAATTCATAATTCGCTGGGTGCAAATTTTGGTGGAAAAAAGGGCTTGCAACGTGTGGTTCTTGCCCGCGAACTTACCTTACACGAACTTGGTGAAATTTGTAAAAAAAGTAAGGTCGAAACGGAAGTTTTTATTCACGGTGCACTTTGTTACTCTTTTTCCGGAATGTGTTTGTACAGCAGTTATGCGGGTGGGCGAGGAGCAAATCGCGGACTTTGTACACAACCTTGCCGACGCACTTATTCGGCTGTTAAAAAAAGTGAGTACCTGTTTAATTTAAAAGATAACCAGTTGATTGATTTGGTTTCTGACTTCGAAAAAATGGGTGTTTCCAGCTTAAAAATTGAAGGCCGAATGAAATCGGGCGAATACACTTACCGGGTTGCGCAGGCCTATAGAATGACACTGGACGATAAAAACCAGGGCCAGAACGCAAAGGAGTTGCTGGCACTTGACTTTGGACGCGAAAAAACATCCTATTTTATGGGAAAAGATGTCCGCACTGCCGTATCGGATAAAACCGTAGCCGGTGTGTTATTGGGCAAGGTGGTTAAAATTCAGGGAGCCTTTATTTTTCTTTCCTCTAAAATGAAAATAGAACCGGGCTTTCGCTTGCGGTTTCACATTCCAAATACCGAAAAGCAGGAATCGGTAAAAGTTCGCGAAGTTGAATTTGAAAATGGACTGTACAAAATCCATTCGGGCGGTAAAAATGTGAAAAGCAAGAGTGAAGTATATTTGTCGGGAATAAGTGATGTGAAATTCCCATCGAAGCTTGATGAAGTCCGCCAGCCAAACAACCCGATAAACAATGGTTTTAAACGCAAAATTATTAATGAACTAAAAGGTAAAAATCAGTCAGGGAAGGAAGAGTTTTATTTCAGGATTAATTCGATGGAATGGCTTCGAAAAATGAATTTTAATGAAATGGAAGGTTTGTTTCTGGCTTTTTCGAAAATTAGCTGGAGCCGTTTTGATCCTGAACTGCCATTTATTCAAAAATTTAAACACAAGGTATACATCGAATTTCCAAAATTTATTCAGGAAGATGCCATTCCGTTTTACCGCGATCTTGCTGAAAAGTTGGTGAGAAGTGGAATTCGAAATTTTGTGATCAGTCATTTGTCGCAGAAAGATTTAATCCCACCAAAATGTAAAATAATCAGCAACGAAAATGTGTATGCTTTTAATGATGCAGCTGCACAATGTTACAAAGGCGAAGGGATTTCTGTGTTTTCTTATCCCCAGGAAATTGATTTCGAAACCTTGTTCTCTTTATCGCACAAAGATGGTATTGTACCGGTTTATTTTCATCCGGAGCTGTTTTATTCGCGCATGCCAATTGACATGCATAATGAGAACAACGAACTTACCGATGACATGAATCTTCGTTTGCACCGTTATCGTAGAAATGGCGTTACATCAATTGTACCAACGATTCCCGTGTCCATTTCGCAATCGAAAAACAAATTAAAGAGCAAAGGTTTTTTCCGTTACCTGATTGATTTGAGTTATGAACCGGTTTCAAAAAACAGGGCAAAAACGATTAAAAGCCGAATTGTTCGTTCAGAACAAATTCAACCATCAAATACTTTCAATTTTAATAAAGGACTTAAGTAA
- a CDS encoding amino acid racemase, which produces MKTIGLVGGTGWVSSLEYYKIINETVNKKCGGLQFPKIILYSVNYGEIYECNQNEDREGVYQIVKKGADTLAKAEVDFIALCANTIHFTYDRLSSEIKLPFVHIADATANAIQEKGIRKVGLLGTRETMDMEFYKDRLAQKGIEVITPAKPEREFIHYSIMHELLKEVFLPETKTGFISIMKKLKDQGAEGIILGCTEIPLLIKAEDFSLPLFSTLEIHAETIANFALSL; this is translated from the coding sequence ATGAAAACAATTGGTTTAGTTGGAGGTACAGGCTGGGTTTCAAGTCTTGAATATTATAAGATTATAAACGAAACCGTTAACAAAAAATGTGGCGGTTTGCAGTTTCCCAAAATAATTTTGTATTCGGTTAACTATGGCGAAATTTACGAATGCAACCAAAACGAAGATCGTGAAGGAGTTTATCAGATTGTAAAAAAGGGAGCCGATACTTTGGCAAAAGCTGAGGTAGATTTTATTGCCCTTTGTGCAAATACCATTCATTTTACCTACGACAGGCTTTCTTCAGAAATAAAGTTACCCTTTGTACACATTGCCGATGCTACTGCAAATGCAATCCAAGAAAAAGGCATTCGCAAAGTAGGATTATTGGGAACACGCGAAACCATGGATATGGAATTTTATAAAGATCGTTTGGCACAAAAGGGTATTGAAGTAATTACGCCGGCCAAACCGGAACGTGAATTCATCCATTATTCCATTATGCACGAGCTACTTAAAGAAGTATTTCTTCCGGAAACAAAAACCGGTTTTATTTCAATAATGAAAAAACTAAAAGACCAGGGCGCCGAAGGAATAATTTTGGGTTGTACCGAAATTCCTCTTTTAATTAAAGCGGAAGATTTCTCGCTGCCACTTTTTAGCACACTGGAAATACATGCCGAAACAATTGCAAATTTTGCCTTATCGCTTTAA
- a CDS encoding sigma-70 family RNA polymerase sigma factor produces the protein MNTLYKNIHQEIIDQCREGSQKAQFQLYKLYYKSMYSVSLRIINDEMEAEDVMQEAFLSAFNKMDTYKGEVSFGAWLKRIVVNRSLDCLKKRKVHFEELNERTDQTADYQMSTKEVDMNVLKAAIQDLPDGYRVVLSLYLIEGYDHEEISQILDISNSSSRTQLLRAKNKLKELLKGKEIFSYN, from the coding sequence TTGAATACACTTTATAAAAATATTCATCAGGAGATTATCGACCAGTGCAGGGAAGGCAGCCAAAAGGCGCAATTTCAACTGTACAAGTTATACTACAAATCGATGTATAGTGTAAGCTTGCGAATAATCAACGATGAAATGGAAGCTGAAGATGTAATGCAGGAAGCGTTTTTAAGTGCATTCAATAAAATGGATACGTACAAGGGAGAAGTTAGTTTTGGCGCCTGGTTAAAGCGAATTGTTGTAAATCGTTCATTGGATTGTTTAAAAAAGAGGAAGGTACATTTTGAAGAGCTGAATGAGAGGACAGATCAGACGGCCGATTATCAAATGTCGACAAAAGAAGTGGACATGAACGTTTTAAAAGCAGCGATACAAGACCTTCCCGATGGATACAGAGTAGTTTTAAGCCTTTACCTGATTGAGGGATACGACCATGAAGAGATTAGCCAGATTTTAGATATTTCGAACTCTTCATCGCGAACTCAACTGTTGCGGGCTAAAAACAAATTAAAGGAGTTATTAAAGGGAAAAGAAATTTTTTCATACAATTAA
- a CDS encoding glycosyltransferase family A protein, with the protein MLSINIPVYNFEIVSLVKQLVLQADALQNRYEIRVYDDGSDEIFKSINRNVRNISNVVYVELETNLGRSAIRNKMGLESKFEYLLFIDADSAVVKSDYLQTFISNAKSGRILCGGTAYASARPGDNEKLLRWTYGHKREAVSAKVRNQNKGFIITSNNFLIPKAVFQQVHFRENIKKYGHEDTLLGYDLFKNNFEIFHIQNPVEHTGLESAQLFLSKTKTALKNLKLICDMLPGNENDFINQVNFTHKYKMITRLFPVPLFQWIYARYEAKMERNLKGRHPNLFLFDLYKLSYFSTL; encoded by the coding sequence ATGTTATCGATAAATATTCCTGTTTATAATTTTGAAATTGTGAGTTTGGTAAAGCAACTTGTTTTGCAAGCCGATGCACTTCAGAACCGTTACGAGATTCGGGTATACGACGATGGCTCCGATGAAATATTCAAATCGATAAACCGGAATGTGCGAAATATTTCGAATGTGGTTTATGTTGAGTTGGAAACAAATTTGGGGCGCTCGGCCATTCGTAACAAAATGGGACTGGAATCGAAATTTGAGTACCTGCTTTTTATCGATGCTGATTCGGCTGTTGTGAAGTCCGATTATTTGCAAACGTTTATTTCAAACGCAAAATCCGGGCGTATTTTATGCGGAGGTACTGCTTATGCAAGTGCCAGACCGGGAGACAACGAAAAACTTTTACGCTGGACTTACGGACACAAACGCGAAGCAGTTTCGGCAAAAGTGAGAAACCAGAACAAAGGATTTATAATTACATCCAATAATTTTTTAATTCCAAAGGCTGTGTTTCAGCAGGTACATTTTCGCGAGAATATTAAAAAATACGGGCACGAAGACACCTTGCTGGGCTACGATCTTTTCAAGAATAATTTTGAGATCTTTCACATTCAAAATCCGGTTGAACACACCGGACTGGAAAGTGCACAACTGTTTCTTAGTAAAACCAAAACAGCACTTAAAAACCTAAAACTTATTTGCGACATGCTGCCCGGCAATGAGAACGACTTTATAAATCAGGTAAATTTTACGCACAAGTATAAAATGATAACACGCTTGTTTCCGGTTCCACTCTTTCAATGGATTTATGCACGCTATGAAGCGAAAATGGAGAGAAATTTGAAAGGACGCCATCCTAATTTGTTTTTATTCGATTTGTATAAACTCAGCTATTTCTCAACCTTGTAA